The sequence below is a genomic window from Actinomycetota bacterium.
TCCGCCTTCGTCAGTCCCACATCTGCCATGGGGCTTTGTATGCCGTACTCGATAGCCGCGCGGGTTCCCGGGCGAAAGTCCGAGCGATCATCGATATTCGAGCCATCGAGTACACTTTCGAGTCCCCGATGGTCGGCGACGGTTCTTAGCAGACTGAACAGCTCGGACTTGCAGTAGAAGCAACGGTCCGTGTCGTTCCTGCGGAAGCGCGGGTCGGCCAGCTCACTGGTTTCCACGACGTGGAGGCGCAATCCGAGTTCGGCCGCAAGCTGTGTTGCGTACTCGACCTCGCGCGCCGGGTAGGTATCGCTGCTGGCCAAGACCGCAAGACACCGATGCCCATGCACTACGTGTGCCGCGACTGCCAGCAAGGTTGAGTCTATGCCGCCGGAGAAGGCTACAAGGACACTCTTGTACTCGCCGAGGCGATCGAGCAAGGCATCGTACTTTTGTATGGAGTCCACTTCAGCGCCCCCAAGTTCTGTTAGCAGAAACAGTATAGCGGGTTGGCGGACCGTGTGAAC
It includes:
- the larE gene encoding ATP-dependent sacrificial sulfur transferase LarE → MDSIQKYDALLDRLGEYKSVLVAFSGGIDSTLLAVAAHVVHGHRCLAVLASSDTYPAREVEYATQLAAELGLRLHVVETSELADPRFRRNDTDRCFYCKSELFSLLRTVADHRGLESVLDGSNIDDRSDFRPGTRAAIEYGIQSPMADVGLTKAEIRQIAGELGLPNWDKPSMACLASRFPYGESISEDKLQRVAQAEDSLRDLGFRQFRVRIHGDIARVEIDPPEMDRAWELRSEISTRVKAAGFAFAAADLEGYRSGSLNETLDAEQLATGRIERPPSLSGREA